The following proteins come from a genomic window of Micavibrio aeruginosavorus EPB:
- the tpiA gene encoding triose-phosphate isomerase, which translates to MTTKKLIAGNWKMHGTLVSVRQLAEAVIDGVEKDSSLLDRCDFLVCPTFIHIPAVRAVIDHNRGALRVGGQDCSTHDTGAFTGDIAAPMLKDVGCSAVILGHSERRQHHGESDQIVAAKAGQAHQAGLMTIICVGETEGQRTAGQEKYIVKQQLDGSIPAGAMAANMVIAYEPVWAIGTGKTATPADVAAMHAFIRQILVEKMADGAGVRILYGGSVKPENAAELLAIPDVDGALIGGASLKADQYLAIAKAVQ; encoded by the coding sequence ATGACGACGAAAAAGCTGATTGCTGGAAACTGGAAGATGCACGGAACGCTGGTCAGCGTTCGTCAACTGGCCGAGGCCGTGATTGATGGCGTGGAAAAAGACTCCAGTTTGCTGGATCGGTGCGATTTTCTAGTGTGCCCTACCTTTATCCATATTCCGGCTGTGCGGGCGGTTATTGACCATAATCGCGGTGCCTTGCGTGTTGGGGGACAAGATTGTTCGACCCATGATACCGGAGCCTTTACCGGGGATATTGCAGCACCGATGTTGAAAGACGTGGGCTGTTCCGCGGTTATTCTGGGCCATTCCGAGCGCCGCCAGCACCATGGTGAGAGCGACCAAATTGTCGCCGCCAAAGCCGGGCAGGCGCATCAGGCCGGGTTGATGACCATTATCTGCGTTGGCGAAACCGAGGGGCAACGGACGGCAGGGCAGGAAAAATATATTGTAAAACAACAGCTTGATGGATCGATCCCGGCCGGGGCAATGGCGGCCAATATGGTCATCGCCTATGAACCGGTCTGGGCCATTGGCACGGGTAAAACGGCCACTCCGGCGGATGTTGCGGCTATGCATGCCTTTATCCGCCAGATTTTGGTGGAGAAAATGGCGGACGGGGCCGGGGTGCGTATTCTGTATGGTGGGTCGGTAAAGCCAGAAAATGCGGCGGAATTGCTGGCCATTCCGGACGTGGACGGGGCCCTGATCGGTGGGGCCAGTTTAAAGGCCGACCAATATCTTGCTATTGCCAAAGCGGTGCAATAA
- the secG gene encoding preprotein translocase subunit SecG — MIQVVLVIHLILAVAIIGLVLIQRSEGGGLGIGGGGGGLGGLASPGATANALSRATAICAGCFFATSLVLGILANASTSKGSILDRLDEPTAVTAPADAGTDEKADKKADKETPPTEPSVPVAQ, encoded by the coding sequence ATGATTCAGGTCGTTCTTGTCATTCACCTTATCCTTGCCGTGGCCATTATTGGCCTGGTGTTGATCCAGCGTTCCGAAGGGGGCGGTTTGGGCATTGGCGGTGGCGGCGGTGGTCTTGGTGGATTGGCCAGCCCGGGCGCAACAGCCAACGCGCTGAGCCGCGCAACGGCGATCTGTGCCGGTTGCTTCTTTGCCACCAGCTTGGTGCTGGGTATTCTGGCGAATGCTTCGACCAGCAAGGGCAGCATTCTCGATCGTCTTGATGAACCCACCGCCGTAACGGCCCCGGCCGACGCGGGTACGGATGAAAAGGCGGACAAGAAAGCCGACAAAGAAACGCCTCCTACTGAACCTTCTGTTCCGGTCGCTCAATAG
- a CDS encoding CTP synthase: protein MSRFIFITGGVVSSLGKGLGSAALGALLQSRGYTVRLIKLDPYLNVDPGTMSPFQHGEVFVTDDGAETDLDLGHYERFTGRPAQKNDNITTGQIYTNVLQKERKGEYLGATIQVIPHITNEIKSFVMEKDGTADFILCEIGGTVGDIESLPFLEAIRQLGNELGDARALYTHVTLLPYIPAAGELKTKPTQHSVKELMSAGIRPHILLCRADRHIEDDDRRKISLFCNIPFERVIPALDVKTIYEVPLTYHAEGLDTQVLAFFGLDTKEPDLSVWKNIVHRIKDPEGEVNIAVVGKYTGLNDSYKSLNEALIHGGIANNARVNLKFIESTIFEAENPADHLHNINGILVPGGFGERGAQGKINAARFARERAVPYFGICFGMQLAVIEATRNLLGLEKASSTEFGPCEESVVGLMTEWVKGNQTEQRSASNDMGGTMRLGAYPAVLKKGSKVADAYGTTEISERHRHRYEVNMAYKDRLEQQGLIFSGLSPDGRLPEIVEYADHPWFVGVQFHPELKSKPFDPHPLFVAFVDAAIKQSRLV, encoded by the coding sequence ATGTCACGATTTATCTTTATTACCGGCGGCGTGGTTTCTTCCCTTGGGAAGGGCCTCGGATCCGCCGCTTTGGGCGCATTGTTACAATCGCGCGGTTACACGGTTCGTCTGATCAAGCTTGATCCTTACCTGAACGTCGATCCGGGCACGATGAGCCCGTTCCAGCATGGCGAAGTGTTCGTGACCGATGATGGTGCGGAAACCGACCTTGATCTGGGCCACTATGAACGCTTCACGGGGCGCCCGGCGCAGAAGAACGACAACATCACCACCGGCCAGATTTACACCAACGTTCTGCAAAAGGAACGTAAGGGCGAATATCTGGGCGCCACGATTCAGGTTATTCCCCACATCACCAATGAAATTAAATCATTCGTGATGGAAAAGGACGGCACAGCCGATTTCATCCTGTGCGAAATTGGTGGAACCGTGGGCGATATTGAAAGCCTGCCATTCCTGGAAGCCATTCGCCAATTGGGCAATGAATTGGGCGACGCGCGTGCGCTGTACACCCATGTGACGCTGCTGCCTTATATCCCGGCGGCGGGCGAGCTGAAAACCAAACCGACCCAGCATTCGGTGAAGGAGCTGATGAGCGCCGGCATTCGCCCGCACATCCTGCTCTGTCGCGCCGATCGCCATATTGAAGATGATGACCGTCGCAAAATTTCCCTGTTCTGTAACATTCCGTTTGAACGGGTGATTCCGGCGCTCGACGTAAAGACGATTTACGAAGTGCCGTTGACCTATCATGCCGAGGGTCTGGATACGCAGGTTCTGGCCTTCTTCGGGTTGGATACCAAGGAACCGGATCTGTCCGTGTGGAAGAATATTGTCCACCGGATCAAGGACCCGGAAGGCGAGGTGAATATCGCCGTTGTCGGAAAATATACCGGCCTGAACGACAGCTATAAATCGCTGAACGAAGCGTTGATCCATGGCGGCATTGCCAACAATGCCCGCGTGAATCTGAAATTCATTGAATCGACGATTTTCGAAGCCGAAAACCCAGCGGACCATTTGCACAATATCAACGGCATTCTGGTCCCCGGCGGCTTTGGTGAGCGTGGGGCGCAGGGCAAAATCAACGCGGCCCGGTTCGCGCGCGAACGCGCGGTGCCGTATTTCGGGATTTGCTTTGGCATGCAACTGGCCGTGATCGAAGCGACGCGTAATCTGCTGGGTCTTGAAAAAGCCAGTTCCACCGAATTTGGCCCGTGCGAAGAATCCGTGGTTGGTCTGATGACCGAATGGGTCAAGGGCAACCAGACTGAACAGCGCAGCGCCTCCAACGATATGGGTGGCACGATGCGTCTGGGCGCGTATCCGGCTGTCCTGAAAAAGGGAAGCAAGGTTGCCGATGCCTACGGCACCACCGAAATTTCCGAGCGCCATCGCCACCGGTATGAGGTGAACATGGCGTATAAAGACCGTCTGGAACAACAGGGCCTGATCTTCTCCGGCCTGTCCCCGGATGGCCGCCTGCCAGAGATCGTCGAATACGCCGACCACCCTTGGTTCGTCGGCGTCCAGTTCCACCCGGAACTAAAATCCAAACCCTTCGACCCGCATCCTCTGTTTGTTGCGTTCGTCGATGCAGCAATAAAACAAAGCCGGTTGGTTTGA